A stretch of the Vibrio sp. SS-MA-C1-2 genome encodes the following:
- a CDS encoding Crp/Fnr family transcriptional regulator: MGENKSLVIEHCSQIAKLCTQVKALKSSMIYQSGEEAVGFYYVKQGQIGLYQVTEQGKENLLRVYGAGSYFGYRTLFTKQPYPATARAMLESDIEWIKVREFDHLMAQDTTLATYLMQQVCAELGEAEQRLVQFTVYSSKKRIVDTIYTLFSLYGNYPWTYREIAEYSGTDIGTVIRFCKILKQKGYLDQESRKLMPINLDEMHADCEQLIG, from the coding sequence ATGGGAGAGAATAAGTCATTAGTAATAGAGCATTGTAGCCAGATAGCAAAGCTCTGTACTCAAGTAAAAGCCTTAAAGTCGAGCATGATTTACCAGTCAGGGGAAGAAGCGGTTGGTTTCTATTATGTTAAGCAAGGGCAGATTGGCTTATATCAAGTGACGGAGCAGGGAAAGGAGAATTTGCTGCGAGTTTATGGTGCAGGCTCCTATTTTGGTTATCGAACCCTATTTACTAAGCAACCCTACCCAGCAACTGCTCGTGCGATGCTTGAAAGTGATATTGAGTGGATAAAAGTGCGAGAATTTGATCACCTAATGGCACAAGATACCACTTTAGCGACTTATTTAATGCAACAGGTCTGTGCTGAGCTAGGTGAAGCTGAACAACGTTTAGTGCAATTTACGGTATACAGTTCAAAAAAGCGGATTGTTGACACGATATACACGCTATTTTCCCTTTATGGTAACTATCCTTGGACCTATCGGGAAATCGCGGAATATAGCGGCACAGATATCGGAACGGTCATTAGATTCTGTAAAATCTTAAAACAGAAAGGGTATTTAGATCAGGAAAGCCGCAAATTGATGCCGATTAACTTAGATGAAATGCATGCAGATTGTGAGCAGTTGATTGGTTAA
- a CDS encoding DEAD/DEAH box helicase, translating into MSFSTLGLSDKILKAVEAKGYSTPSPIQAQAIPAVLEGKDVMAAAQTGTGKTAGFTLPLLQRLSGGQPAQAKNVRALVLTPTRELAAQVGESVSDYGKNLPLKSTVIFGGVGANPQIAKLSRGVDILVATPGRLLDLYNQRAVKFDQLEILILDEADRMLDMGFIHDIKRILKVLPRDRQNLMFSATFSDEIRTLAKGLVNDPVEISVTPNNSTANSVKQWVCPVDQSKKGGALVKLIKQHKWQQVLVFSRTKHGANRLAKNLTAKNINAAAIHGNKSQNARTKALAEFKSGEIRVLVATDIAARGLDIEQLPQVVNFDLPNVPEDYVHRIGRTGRAGQTGEAISLVSGDESKLLRDIERLINKNIPREEIEGFEPSQPLPVNDLSKKSSSRGGNSRNNSRSSARNSSSRGNSANNNSQRRKPNSRNGENKSSEANDNNSGNGQRRRNNSGNSQNSNSKNGAKPSGQRRQFKKPAANS; encoded by the coding sequence ATGAGTTTTTCTACCCTTGGTTTATCCGATAAAATCTTAAAAGCTGTTGAAGCAAAAGGCTATAGCACACCTTCTCCTATTCAAGCACAAGCAATTCCTGCAGTTCTTGAAGGCAAAGATGTCATGGCTGCGGCACAAACAGGAACGGGTAAAACCGCGGGCTTTACATTGCCATTGCTACAACGTCTTTCTGGTGGTCAACCTGCTCAAGCTAAAAATGTACGCGCTTTGGTTCTAACGCCAACTCGCGAATTAGCCGCACAAGTGGGTGAAAGTGTTTCAGATTACGGTAAAAACTTACCATTAAAATCAACGGTTATTTTTGGTGGTGTTGGTGCTAACCCACAAATTGCCAAGCTTTCTCGCGGTGTTGATATCCTCGTTGCGACACCGGGGCGTCTTTTAGATCTTTATAATCAACGTGCCGTAAAATTTGACCAATTAGAAATTTTAATCTTAGATGAAGCTGACCGTATGCTAGATATGGGCTTTATCCACGATATTAAACGTATTCTAAAAGTGTTGCCTCGTGATCGTCAAAATCTCATGTTCTCAGCAACGTTCTCCGATGAAATCCGTACATTAGCAAAAGGATTAGTCAATGATCCTGTTGAGATCTCAGTAACACCTAACAACTCAACAGCAAACTCAGTTAAGCAGTGGGTTTGCCCTGTTGATCAAAGTAAGAAAGGCGGCGCGTTAGTTAAACTGATTAAGCAACATAAATGGCAACAAGTGCTGGTTTTCAGCCGTACCAAACATGGTGCTAACCGCTTAGCTAAAAACTTAACTGCAAAAAATATTAATGCGGCTGCGATTCATGGTAATAAGAGTCAAAATGCCAGAACTAAAGCACTAGCAGAATTTAAAAGTGGGGAAATTCGTGTTCTTGTTGCGACAGATATTGCCGCACGTGGTTTAGATATCGAGCAACTGCCACAAGTCGTTAACTTTGATCTACCCAATGTTCCTGAGGATTATGTTCACCGTATCGGTCGTACTGGACGTGCAGGACAAACCGGTGAAGCGATTTCATTAGTGAGTGGTGATGAGAGTAAGTTATTACGCGATATCGAGCGCCTCATTAACAAAAACATTCCACGTGAAGAGATTGAAGGATTTGAACCCTCTCAGCCACTTCCAGTTAATGACCTGAGCAAAAAATCAAGCTCTCGTGGTGGTAACTCACGTAATAATTCACGTAGTAGCGCTCGTAATAGCAGTTCTCGTGGCAATAGCGCTAATAATAACAGCCAACGTCGTAAGCCAAATAGCCGCAATGGTGAAAACAAATCAAGCGAAGCTAACGATAATAACAGTGGCAATGGTCAGAGACGCCGTAATAATAGCGGTAATAGCCAAAATTCGAATTCGAAAAATGGCGCAAAACCATCAGGTCAAAGACGACAATTTAAGAAGCCAGCTGCAAATAGTTAA
- a CDS encoding sulfite exporter TauE/SafE family protein yields MDFITFFNQLIATDQLLFKIVLGSFFGLCLGLTGVGGGVLLIPMLQIFCGMETILAVGTASMISSLVKINASIVHIRAKNVSWRAIGYLFIGAVPMTLIITQVVIYFSNHPIHQATTQMIVQVLVMTVMAGSLISVVLKFRHLNQEKSAPNPAKNNNKTAIFSGAFCGTILGSTGVGGGVLLLPILNSVLNLNIKKAIGSSVVLALILTALTAIAYAKGGQSDLHTALLFVIGSFAGVQVAAKLIHSLSEKRIYLITIAVLSLSLLLSLY; encoded by the coding sequence ATGGATTTCATCACTTTTTTTAATCAACTTATTGCAACAGATCAGCTGCTTTTTAAAATCGTATTAGGTTCATTTTTTGGCCTTTGCCTTGGTTTAACCGGCGTCGGTGGCGGGGTACTTTTAATCCCTATGTTGCAAATTTTCTGCGGAATGGAAACCATTTTAGCCGTAGGCACGGCTAGCATGATATCTTCGTTGGTAAAAATAAATGCCTCGATTGTTCACATTCGCGCCAAAAATGTCTCTTGGAGAGCCATCGGGTATCTCTTTATTGGCGCAGTTCCTATGACGTTAATAATCACTCAAGTGGTGATCTATTTTAGTAATCACCCTATCCATCAAGCGACGACACAGATGATTGTGCAAGTCTTGGTGATGACGGTGATGGCAGGATCATTAATCTCTGTTGTACTTAAATTTAGACATTTGAATCAAGAAAAATCAGCACCAAATCCAGCCAAAAATAACAATAAAACAGCGATTTTTTCTGGCGCGTTTTGTGGCACGATCTTAGGTTCAACAGGTGTAGGTGGTGGTGTTTTATTATTACCTATATTGAATTCTGTCTTAAATTTGAATATTAAGAAAGCGATTGGTTCTTCGGTGGTCTTAGCATTAATTTTAACGGCATTAACCGCGATTGCTTATGCCAAAGGCGGACAGAGTGACCTGCATACTGCGCTACTATTTGTGATTGGTTCATTTGCAGGGGTTCAAGTGGCCGCTAAATTAATTCATAGCTTGTCCGAAAAGAGAATTTATTTAATTACGATTGCCGTACTTTCTCTGAGTTTATTGCTTTCACTCTATTAA